The sequence AACTACGTTGAGTTTCTTAGGTATAGGAGTTAGGCCGCCAGATCCAAGTTGGGGTAACGTATTAAGTGATGGTAGACAATACCTAACACGTGCACCATGGATGAGCACATACCCAGGAATATTTATATTCGTAACTATACTAGGATATAACTTCCTAGGTGATGGTTTAAGAGACGCCTTAGACCCTAGACTAAAACAATAACCTTAGGAAAGTGGGTGAAACAATGTCAGAAAAGTTGCTTACTGTAAAAAACTTAAAAACTTACTTCTATACCGAAGACGGTGTAGTTCCAGCTATAGATGGGGTTAACTTTGATGTTGCTCCAGGAGAAACTTTGGGTATTGTAGGTGAATCTGGTTGTGGTAAAAGTGTTACATCACTATCTGTAATGCGTTTGATTCCCAACCCACCAGGTAAAATTGAAGATGGAGAGATTACCTTTGATGGTAAAGATTTATTGGCCATGTCTGAAGCCGAAATGAGAAAGATTAGAGGAAATGAAATCTCAATGATTTTCCAAGAGCCAATGACCTCTCTAAACCCTGTATATACAATTGGTGATCAGTTAACTGAGGCAATAAAACTTCACCAAGGTAAGAACTCAAAAGAAGCTACAAAACATGCAATCGAAATGCTTAAGCTAGTAGGTATTCCACTACCAGATAAAAGAGTTAACGAGTATCCTCATCAATTAAGTGGTGGTATGAGACAAAGGGTTATGATTGCTATGGCTCTTTCATGTAATCCTAAACTGTTATTTGCTGATGAGCCAACAACTGCGCTGGATGTTACTATACAAGCTCAGATTTTAGAGCTTATGAAAAAGCTTAAAACAGAACTTGGTACATCTATTATTATGATTACCCATGACTTGGGTGTTATTGCAGAAATGGCAGATAGAGTTATTGTAATGTACGCAGGTAGAGTTGTTGAAGAGGGCCCAGTATTAGATATTTTTAAAGATCCTCTTCATCCTTACACAGAAGGACTTTTAAACTCTATTCCTAAAATAGAGGGAGAAAAGGAAAGACTTAAACCTATCGAAGGTGTAGTTCCTAACCCACTGGATATGCCAAGCGGATGTCGTTTCCACCCTCGCTGTCCTTATGTCACTGATCGTTGTAAGGAAGAAATTCCTACCCTTCAGGATAAAGGTAAGGGAAGAAATGTTGCTTGTTTTTTAAGATACTAAGGGAGGTGGAGAAATGACTGAAGTAGCTGAAAAAGATCTACAGACCCAAGTTGGCGAAGAGCAATCACCAGAGACACCGATTCTTGAGGTAAAAGGCTTACAAAAATATTTCCCTATTAAAGGTGGAGTATTTTCTAGAACCGTTGCCAATGTAAAAGCAGTTGATGGAATCGACTTCTATGTAAACAAAGGGGAAACCCTTGGTATAGTAGGTGAGTCAGGTTGTGGTAAGTCAACAACTGGTAAAACTCTATTAAGGCTAATTGAGCCATCTGCAGGTCAAGTGTTATATAAAGGTAAAGATATATTGAAATTTGACAGAGAGCAAATGCGTAGATTGAGAAGAAACATGCAGTTCGTATTTCAAGATCCATACTCTTCTCTTAATCCAAGGATGACTGTTGGTGACATAATCGGAGAACCTCTGGAAATTCACAACATCGCTAGGGGTGCAAACAAGTATGCTAAGGTAGCGGAACTACTAGATATAGTTGGCCTAAGTCCATACCATATTCGTCGTTATCCCCATGAGTTTAGTGGTGGTCAAAGACAAAGGATTGGTGTTGCTAGGGCATTAGCACTAAACCCTGAAATTGTTATCCTAGATGAGCCAGTATCAGCACTTGATGTTTCTATCCAATCACAGGTTATTAACTTACTTGAGGACCTTCAGAAAGATCTAGGTTTAACATACTTGTTTATCGCCCATGACTTAAGTGTTGTAAGGCATATAAGTGACAGGGTAGCTGTTATGTACCTTGGTAAAATGGTTGAGATGGCATCTAAAGAGGACCTATATCAAAATCCACAACATCCGTATACCCAAGCCTTATTATCAGCTGTTCCTATCCCAGACCCCAGTGTT comes from Alkalicella caledoniensis and encodes:
- a CDS encoding ABC transporter ATP-binding protein, whose amino-acid sequence is MSEKLLTVKNLKTYFYTEDGVVPAIDGVNFDVAPGETLGIVGESGCGKSVTSLSVMRLIPNPPGKIEDGEITFDGKDLLAMSEAEMRKIRGNEISMIFQEPMTSLNPVYTIGDQLTEAIKLHQGKNSKEATKHAIEMLKLVGIPLPDKRVNEYPHQLSGGMRQRVMIAMALSCNPKLLFADEPTTALDVTIQAQILELMKKLKTELGTSIIMITHDLGVIAEMADRVIVMYAGRVVEEGPVLDIFKDPLHPYTEGLLNSIPKIEGEKERLKPIEGVVPNPLDMPSGCRFHPRCPYVTDRCKEEIPTLQDKGKGRNVACFLRY
- a CDS encoding ABC transporter ATP-binding protein, encoding MTEVAEKDLQTQVGEEQSPETPILEVKGLQKYFPIKGGVFSRTVANVKAVDGIDFYVNKGETLGIVGESGCGKSTTGKTLLRLIEPSAGQVLYKGKDILKFDREQMRRLRRNMQFVFQDPYSSLNPRMTVGDIIGEPLEIHNIARGANKYAKVAELLDIVGLSPYHIRRYPHEFSGGQRQRIGVARALALNPEIVILDEPVSALDVSIQSQVINLLEDLQKDLGLTYLFIAHDLSVVRHISDRVAVMYLGKMVEMASKEDLYQNPQHPYTQALLSAVPIPDPSVRREKIILQGDVPSPVNPPSGCRFHTRCRYVMDICKKDIPEFKDIGNQHFVACHLHNK